A stretch of Coccidioides posadasii str. Silveira chromosome 2, complete sequence DNA encodes these proteins:
- a CDS encoding uncharacterized protein (EggNog:ENOG410QECM~COG:S~BUSCO:7496at33183) translates to MVQSTGNSALQSVIFNRLDGFFGDFNVGGTSLPPPLSTSSPELGAGEYASPASRVNVEYPYSAANDYPSSKRRRLISSPAEDIRLLNPYLCLPFTETNPYPFLDLMPPPTKPPSSGALPSGDLQATSVARSSPVVTRERGGPLARAILPVVDLTGDSPELQPMTAQRRHSANAQTSDLHGQTWSEFLQDRSSGGQGSGDASSRSSPRTNRKRRLVSAGDNSSQPERVRSSIPGGPSSAQPGLSRHASWARSSFGTSTTASDNGGTSPRNSSAMARQLNSLRHRERSFTDYTLPRWQPDSEVSHCPICRTAFNFWYRKHHCRKCGRVVCASCSPHRITIPRQFIVRPPESRKPLPTIAQPISTRAEIISLIHDDEEDVNQPPSSSSRQHEQQYQFSNQALGGGEEVRLCNPCVPDPNPEPPRRYSIMESTGRQRSSNVTGNRPHISLSSSSLRSSEIYEHLPSFHRPSASLGSASFINSEAARELRRHRARMTYQPETSGLHHTNEAGMGGRRLPSYDAVDYAFGATSPAFPPSYRQSQDVEDQVQFPTSSYSPRTASAPDYQQRLNYSPAYSLSQRTQLHHDHHRHPQLDASRPLPHPPRQRPSQRIDEADLCPICNRMLPPQGRDGNEEARETHIRGCIRSHSDRHGATSDRHSSPPPGSGQMVHFTATEKDCISQDGTSQECTICMEEYEVGVELTRLLCFCKFHKSCIVGWFKRKEECPVHKVLA, encoded by the exons ATGGTGCAATCCACTGGCAACTCTGCGTTGCAAAGCGTAATTTTCAATCGCCTCGACGGCTTCTTTGGGGACTTCAACGTTGGCGGTACCTC CCTTCCCCCGCCGCTCAGCACTAGTTCTCCAGAGCTGGGAGCGGGAGAATACGCTTCACCAGCTTCGCGGGTCAACGTGGAGTATCCTTACTCTGCAGCAAATGACTACCCTTCGTCCAAACGACGGAGATTGATCTCTTCTCCTGCGGAAGATATTCGGCTATTGAACCCGTATCTGTGTCTTCCGTTCACCGAGACGAACCCCTATCCCTTCCTCGACCTCATGCCCCCTCCTACGAAACCGCCAAGTTCCGGAGCCCTTCCTAGTGGTGATTTACAGGCAACTAGTGTGGCTCGGAGCTCCCCAGTCGTCACTAGAGAGAGGGGCGGTCCTCTGGCGAGGGCGATCCTCCCCGTGGTAGACTTGACGGGCGACAGTCCTGAGCTTCAGCCTATGACGGCCCAACGCAGACATAGTGCAAATGCTCAGACATCTGATCTCCATGGTCAAACTTGGTCGGAGTTCTTGCAAGACCGGTCTTCCGGTGGTCAGGGATCAGGTGATGCGAGTTCTAGGAGCTCTCCGCGAACAAACCGAAAACGAAGATTAGTGAGTGCTGGGGATAATAGTAGTCAGCCAGAAAGAGTGCGAAGCTCGATTCCTGGAGGCCCTTCGAGTGCCCAACCAGGTCTTTCTAGACACGCTTCCTGGGCGAGAAGCAGTTTTGGGACTTCAACGACAGCATCTGATAATGGTGGTACTTCACCCCGAAACTCATCAGCAATGGCTCGCCAGCTAAATTCTTTGAGACATCGTGAGAGGAGTTTTACAGACTACACTCTCCCAAGATGGCAGCCTGATTCAGAGGTGTCTCATTGTCCAATTTGCCGGACGGCTTTTAATTTTTGGTATCGAAAGCATCACTGCAGGAAATGTGGGCGGGTTGTTTGCGCATCTTGTTCACCTCATAGGATCACCATTCCTCGCCAATTCATTGTAAGACCACCAGAATCGCGCAAACCACTACCCACAATTGCACAACCGATCTCAACAAGGGCGGAAATTATCAGCCTCATTCATGATGACGAGGAGGATGTCAACCAACCaccttcatcttcttctcgcCAGCATGAGCAGCAGTACCAATTTTCAAACCAAGCTCTTGGTGGAGGGGAGGAAGTTCGCCTTTGCAACCCTTGTGTCCCTGATCCAAATCCAGAACCTCCTCGGCGGTACAGTATCATGGAGTCGACTGGGCGTCAAAGGTCGTCCAACGTTACAGGAAATAGGCCTCACATTTCTCTttcatcttcctctcttCGAAGCTCAGAGATATATGAACATTTGCCGTCCTTCCATAGGCCTTCTGCTTCCCTTGGATCAGCTTCCTTTATTAATTCAGAAGCAGCCCGCGAACTCCGACGACACCGGGCTCGTATGACC TACCAGCCTGAAACATCCGGCCTACATCATACAAATGAAGCAGGTATGGGAGGCAGGCGATTACCATCCTACGACGCGGTTGATTATGCATTTGGAGCCACTAGTCCTGCATTTCCACCTTCCTATAGGCAGTCTCAGGATGTGGAGGACCAAGTTCAGTTTCCTACTTCATCTTATTCTCCACGCACTGCTAGCGCTCCT GATTATCAGCAACGTCTCAATTATTCACCCGCATATTCGCTATCTCAACGCACACAGCTTCACCATGATCATCACCGTCATCCACAATTAGATGCGAGTCGACCACTTCCTCATCCCCCTAGACAGCGGCCATCCCAGCGCATCGATGAAGCTGATCTCTGCCCAATTTGCAATAGAATGCTTCCACCTCAAGGACGAGATGGAAACGAAGAAGCACGAGAAACACATATACGCGGATGTATCCGTAGTCATAGTGATCGTCACGGAGCAACATCAGATCGACATTCCTCTCCCCCTCCTGGTAGCGGTCAGATGGTGCATTTCACAGCGACAGAGAAGGACTGCATCAGCCAGGACGGTACGTCGCAGGAATGCACCATCTGCATGGAAGAGTATGAAGTTGGTGTGGAGCTAACACGCTTACTTTGTTTCTGCAAATTTCATAAGTCTTGCATTGTTGGATGGTTTAAGCGCAAGGAGGAGTGTCCCGTGCATAAAGTTTTAGCTTAG
- a CDS encoding uncharacterized protein (EggNog:ENOG410PJ7R~COG:S~TransMembrane:9 (o64-84i267-289o399-423i444-469o475-499i529-549o555-575i587-606o618-640i)~BUSCO:1200at33183), translating to MNGVDPGLPDLPIDGLDGISHDCSLEARRQCFAPTYLAPEPQLTRHRMARQTSLLAHHRVPLTVFQVLFFLLALVPVDAVFVPFDNCLPNSIVKSKPAKLHFVPLFVTASLNSSSVEKNLTVTVYGNVTGLATRGAYPEPDDPGWSDPNVTLGKIVNVDQSTLKYTTLFSHLDVLSFTPYRADPRPFCDSVVQGECPLGPVFNADPNDLPQLRAFSFSHNLFSTYSFASIVPNFDVVSGDEAKTPLACVTADVTPDLGSPIKDALTYVPLVILILVGVATISAAIYSPWGTTDIFRWTSNYGRDEDLLRLVTPGFGDCLQYIQFVILSGSLTLNYPGFFQPVVSHVGWSVLMFNESLASHGNGTQPLQDGVYSVNGTYGLDRMRQYIGMSANKDVWPGMVVWLLSVLAIITLVTQLAFSFQWLHRKIANVPEEDLRAKNLPFTLGNVIRIVFIYFLLPIVSLSMFQFVIASSSPVSTVALAAVLLVFLILFAGWFLVLIAKTRPRSYLFDDLPTVLLYGPLYNTFSDSAAPFAWISVLLTFIRGIAVGAVQPSGIAQIVLLAICEIILVLTVAAFRPFEYPTSMNAYYTVLAVIKCITILLNVAFVPSLGVSNSTRGWIGYVILVIHGVVLVFGFFLNAIQTLIEVIARLLGAGGEDGVEGGAARGGLSKVFGMRQLSRRTSRRRHIPRYSINSEAAMLGSEMERPSTQLDGERPRSFSGSSAIFLGRSGAGSRMSTGFEVSSVYGVGQSRGDGSMSYTPTTPGTVGAFSGPGRHPGGAASPRGGLVKLKHAETVDHFYRPPRQRRATLDGMSPTSRRHSSWGDWNKRDSSNTISGDEIQTVDGPSGSGRGTPAPAYLGVAKDDPDGDDDPAQPRTDYAVREADFYYRVRGPALSSAPTRKLKTGPADPTGPVSSATGWLRNLFRGKTKEKGRGFEVVRSARAPPPGLMLSEESDVFPEPYRDEPEPSKDAVRTTESPVDSAKGNTKNPTPNSGKAPAEPPSLPPITTTDNIELLSRVESTKQPTEVQGLRIRPPTIPRKSSKRHSSVDMTSGSEGARKTASTSRLSIDQESAEARPKHLQLSHAQQTSRLPFSSKSSSTRSDQISSNSAGSSINNALDEDPTTPRPAHRRMRSSPGRYGSTKWADRPSSLGYVQQHRASDHIHNTDSSSPPFSESTAEIVKDP from the exons ATGAACGGTGTTGATCCTGGGCTGCCCGACTTGCCGATCGATGGACTTGACGGAATCTCACACGACTGTTCTCTCGAGGCTCGCCGGCAATGCTTTGCACCGACCTATCTCGCACCAGAACCCCAGTTGACTCGACACCGGATGGCTCGACAAACATCGCTGCTCGCTCACCACCGGGTGCCCCTCACCGTCTTCCAGGtgctcttcttcctcctggCACTTGTACCCGTGGACGCTGTGTTCGTTCCCTTTGATAATTGCCTCCCGAATTCGATAGTCAAGTCGAAGCCTGCAAAGCTACACTTCGTCCCCCTTTTCGTCACAGCCAGCCTTAATTCGTCGTCGGTAGAAAAGAACCTGACAGTTACCGTATACGGCAATGTGACGGGCCTTGCGACGCGGGGTGCATATCCGGAGCCAGATGATCCTGGATGGTCTGATCCCAATGTCACTCTCGGCAAGATCGTAAACGTCGACCAGTCAACGTTGAAATACACCACCCTGTTCTCCCATCTCGATGTGCTAAGTTTCACACCTTACAGAGCAGACCCGCGTCCGTTCTGCGATTCTGTCGTGCAAGGAGAATGCCCTCTGGGACCTGTTTTCAATGCAGATCC AAATGACCTCCCGCAGCTACGAGCTTTCTCATTCTCTCACAACCTCTTCTCGACGTACTCATTCGCTTCTATCGTGCCGAACTTCGACGTTGTCTCCGGCGACGAAGCCAAAACCCCTCTCGCCTGCGTAACGGCTGATGTTACTCCTGATTTGGGGTCTCCGATCAAAGACGCCCTCACATACGTTCCACTAGTTATTTTGATATTAGTTGGTGTCGCTACGATATCCGCCGCTATATACAGTCCGTGGGGTACAACGGATATATTCCGGTGGACTAGCAATTATGGACGCGACGAAGACCTCCTACGTCTTGTCACTCCGGGTTTCGGTGATTGTTTACAATACATTCAATTCGTCATTTTGTCTGGCTCGTTGACACTTAATTATCCTGGATTTTTCCAGCCCGTCGTGAGTCACGTCGGATGGTCTGTCCTCATGTTCAACGAGAGTTTGGCCAGCCACGGAAACGGGACGCAGCCACTCCAAGATGGAGTTTACAGCGTCAATGGCACCTACGGACTTGACCGGATGAGGCAATATATCGGTATGTCAGCAAACAAGGATGTATGGCCAGGCATGGTGGTCTGGCTGCTTTCAGTGCTCGCTATTATCACCCTGGTTACACAACTCGCTTTCTCGTTCCAATGGCTACACCGGAAGATAGCTAATGTCCCGGAAGAAGATCTCCGGGCGAAAAACTTACCTTTCACCCTCGGAAACGTTATTCGAATCGTTTTCATTTACTTTTTATTACCGATTGTGTCCCTTTCTATGTTCCAGTTCGTGATTGCTAGCTCATCACCAGTGTCTACTGTTGCACTAGCTGCCGTTCTGCTTGTTTTCTTGATTCTATTTGCTGGTTGGTTCCTGGTTCTCATCGCTAAGACGCGCCCACGGTCCTATTTGTTCGACGATCTTCCCACAGTCCTCCTTTATGGCCCTTTGTACAACACGTTTTCGGACAGTGCGGCCCCCTTTGCATGGATCTCCGTTCTTCTTACATTCATCAGGGGCATCGCGGTAGGGGCAGTTCAACCATCTGGCATAGCCCAGATAGTGCTACTAGCGATTTGCGAGATCATCCTTGTCCTTACCGTTGCTGCATTTCGGCCTTTCGAATACCCAACCTCGATGAATGCTTATTACACTGTTCTGGCCGTCATCAAATGCATAACTATTCTTCTGAATGTCGCTTTTGTTCCGTCTTTGGGTGTTTCGAACAGCACCCGTGGTTGGATTGGTTACGTTATTCTCGTAATACACGGCGTTGTTCTGGTTTTCGGTTTTTTTCTCAATGCGATTCAGACGCTCATCGAAGTCATCGCACGATTACTTGGAGCAGGCGGGGAAGACGGTGTTGAAGGAGGAGCTGCTAGAGGCGGACTTTCTAAG GTGTTTGGTATGCGCCAGCTCTCGCGTCGAACGTCCAGGCGCCGTCACATCCCCCGGTATAGCATCAATTCTGAAGCGGCAATGTTAGGCAGTGAAATGGAAAGGCCTTCAACACAATTGGATGGGGAGCGACCACGAAGCTTTTCGGGGAGCTCCGCTATATTTTTGGGTCGATCTGGGGCAGGAAGCAGGATGAGCACTGGATTTGAGGTCAGCAGTGTGTACGGTGTGGGTCAAAGTCGTGGAGATGGAAGTATGAGCTACACTCCGACAACTCCAGGAACTGTCGGCGCCTTTTCGGGCCCTGGTCGACATCCAGGTGGAGCCGCGTCACCACGTGGCGGCCTTGTTAAACTGAAACACGCTGAGACGGTCGATCACTTCTACAGGCCTCCAAGGCAGCGTCGCGCTACCCTTGATGGGATGTCGCCAACTAGCCGGCGACATAGCTCTTGGGGTGACTGGAATAAAAGAGACTCCAGCAACACAATTAGTGGAGACGAGATTCAAACGGTGGACGGCCCGTCAGGGTCTGGACGAGGAACACCGGCGCCAGCCTATCTTGGAGTTGCGAAAGATGATCCTGATGGAGACGACGACCCTGCTCAACCACGAACTGATTATGCCGTTCGTGAAGCTGATTTTTATTACCGTGTTCGCGGCCCGGCACTCTCCAGTGCCCCAACTCGAAAGCTCAAGACTGGCCCGGCCGATCCCACAGGCCCGGTTTCTTCGGCCACTGGATGGTTGCGGAATCTATTTAGAGGGAAAACTAAAGAGAAAGGAAGAGGGTTTGAGGTTGTGCGTAGTGCACGCGCGCCTCCACCTGGATTGATGCTTTCGGAAGAATCTGACGTGTTTCCTGAGCCTTATCGGGATGAACCCGAGCCTTCCAAGGATGCGGTACGAACCACAGAATCACCCGTGGACAGTGCCAAAGGAAACACAAAGAACCCTACGCCCAATAGTGGGAAAGCTCCTGCAGAACCTCCTTCGTTACCACCGATAACCACTACCGATAACATTGAGCTGCTTAGTCGTGTTGAGTCCACAAAGCAGCCCACGGAAGTTCAGGGTCTGCGAATACGGCCCCCAACAATTCCAAGAAAAAGCTCAAAACGGCATTCGTCCGTGGATATGACAAGCGGGTCCGAAGGTGCACGGAAAACCGCTTCTACCTCACGTCTATCTATCGATCAAGAGTCTGCCGAAGCGAGACCAAAGCATCTACAGCTCAGCCACGCCCAACAGACCAGTCGGTTGCCATTCTCTTCCAAATCATCGTCGACTCGAAGTGACCAGATCTCCTCGAACTCTGCAGGATCAAGTATCAACAACGCTTTGGATGAAGATCCGACTACTCCTCGTCCGGCCCACCGAAGAATGAGGTCAAGCCCTGGGCGATACGGCTCGACCAAATGGGCAGATCGGCCCTCCAGTTTGGGATACGTCCAGCAGCATCGGGCAAGCGATCATATTCACAATACGGACTCGTCTAGCCCGCCGTTTTCTGAAAGCACGGCGGAGATTGTCAAAGACCCTTGA